AGCGCTCATAGCACTGGAGACCGGACTCTTCGTGCGCCTCTTCCCTTTCCACTCGGCGTCACTCATCGCACTGATGATACCCGAATCGCCTTCTCCCCCGCCGTGATACGCGTCGTCATGCTGGGCCGGACGGGAAACAATCTCTTCCAGTATGCCCTCGGCCGCGTTCTTGCGGAGAAGCACGGCGTTCCCTTGGTCATGGACGGATCTTGGTTCGATCCTCCGGGCTGGGCGTCGGTCTCCTGCTTGCGGCGCTTGGGCTTGAAGGCGGAGATCCGTCAACGGTCGCCCTTCATGGCCCGCGCGCTCCGGAGACTCACGGGGCGGCACTACTGGGAACTTGCCGGCTTCCCGGTATTGAAGGAATCGCCCGTGGACCTCCGCTTCGCCCCGCGCTTCCTCGAAGCCCCGTCGTCCGTCGTGCTCATGGGATACTTCCAGACGCACCTCTACTTCGCGGGATTTGAGGATGTCCTGCGTGACGAACTCCGCACCGACCGGCTCCCCTGGCAAGATGCTACCCGTCGCGTTGCGGATCTCATGGAGCCCGTTCCCAGCGTGGCGGTTCATGTCCGCCGCACCGACTATGTCGGTAATCCCGACGTGGATGTCTGTAGCCTCGCGTACTACCGTAGGGCGATGGATCTCCTTCGTTCGCAGATCGCCGGTGCGCGCTTCTTCTTGTTCTCGGACGATCCCGCCTGGTGTCACGATCAGCTGGGCGGCGACGATGCCGAGGTCTGCGCGCTCCCCGAAGCGCAAGGCGACCCCCTCCATGACTTGCATCTCATGAGCCGGGCCAAGCACCATATCATCGCGAACAGCAGCTACTCCTGGTGGGCTGCATGGCTCGGCAAGAAGCAGGGCCAGCGGGTGCTTATGCCGGACCTCTGGTATCGGGGCGGGATGTTGGCGCCCATCGCAGAGAAGCGCCTGCCCGCTTGGGAAATAGTCGAAACCGGCCTGCTCTCCCCGCCATGAGCCGACCTCTCCGCTGGCTTACCTGCGCGCCGCGGGACTACTGCGGGAACGATGCGTATTTCTCCCGGGATACCGGTCTCCTGTGCCGCGGCTTGCAGGATGCGGGCGCGGATTGCCGGCCTATCCTGGCGGGTGAGCCGCGTCCCGATGACGCCGCGGACCTCGTGCGCGCCACTGCCTCGGAGCTATCCGACCCACGTTGGTGGAAGGGGCTGTCAGCGGATGCCGTCGTGATCCATACGTGGAGCCAGGGCGAGCATACTCGCACCCTTCGCGCGATTCGTGAGGCAGGGCTGAGGCTGGTTCTGATCCAGGATGGTACGGGCACCACAGGTCCGCTCGGCACCTGGGGAGATTGGGTGGCGGAGTCATGGTATTTCCGCCATCGCCACGGGGGTAGTTGGGGCGGCTTGTTGTGGTTCGCCGCCCGCATGCTTCATGGTCACACCCTGCGTCTTCCGGGTTTTGAAAAGACCCGCGCGCAGCAGTTCGAATTGGCCGATCGGATCGTCGTGCCTTCACCGCGTGCGCTCGGAGGCTATCGGAAATTGGCCGGACGATTGGGACCGGATCTCTCCTCCAGGCTTCATCTGTTGCCCTATCCGGTTGCTGCTTGGTTCACCCGGCGGGAGGCGGTTCCGAAGGAGAACCTCATCGTGTCCGTGGGGCGCTGGACGGATCACTGGCAGAAGCGGCCGGACCTGCTAGCTCGTGCCCTCGAGCAGGCTCTGCTCAAGCATCCGGAGTGGCGGGCGGAGATCTTCGGCGAGCCGGGGAGCGCATTGTCGCGGTGGCACGCGAATTTGGAATCGTCCTTGCGTGTGCGGGTCAGCCTGGCCGGCATCGTCTCCAACCACCAGCTCTCCACGGCCATGGCGAGGGCAAAGATCTCCTTCTGTAGTTCCGCCTACGAGTCCTTTCACATTGCGTCCGGAGAAGCCCTGTGCAGCGGCGCTTCGATTGTAGGAGTGGATTCCGCCATGACTCCCAGCATGGCTTGGTTCGCCAGCGAACAGTCCGGCAGCCTTTCCGAAACCTTGAGCGGCGATGGTCTGGTAAAAGGCCTGTGCCGCGAGATCTCCGAGTGGGCCGCCGGCCGGCGCGATCCTGACCAAATCTCGCGCGATTGGAGCGCTCGCCTTCACGCTGCCGCCGTGGCCCGTAATCTGATCGAAATGGTTTCCTGTTAGACCCCGGATACCGTCTTTCTCGGGAGGGCGAATGGCCGCTTGGCCCACAGGCTCAGGCTCGCCCTCCACAGGATCAGACCCGCGAATGCGGCGACGGTGTCCAAGGCAAGGTCGAGAACATCGCTGCCATCGAAGCCAAATCCGAAGCTCCATTGGCAGAACTCGGAAACGCCACCGAGAATGATCGCCGGCCAAACAGCCCTGCGGCTTGCCGTGAGCAAGGCCAGCAGGGCGCTTAGGCCTGTGAATGCAAGCAGGTGGAGCGGCCGCTTGAGGTAGGGCAGCTGATTGAAGAGCCAGCGCGCCATCCCGCCGTCCAAGCGCTCCGGGGAAACGGGCTCGGCAGGGATCGCGGGTTTGGCGAGCGCCGCCGCGATGGGTGGGGGCGCTGGCGCAGGTGCGGGAGGAACTACCGGCGCCGGATTGCCTTGAGCAAGTGGAGCGGGACTCGCGGGCTTCGGTGCTGGAGCGGGTGGCGGCGGTGGAGGGGCTGCTACGGCTTCAATCGGATAGGGCGTGCCCATCGGGGGGTAGGGGATCCAAGGCCCGGGCAAGCAGTAAGCCCAGGCGAACCCTCCCCACACCACCCCTGCGGCCAGCACCCGTAGGGATCCCACAGGCTTTTCAGCCACCCATCGGCGCAGGCCCCACGCGATCACTCCCAGCCAGCCGGCTACGAGGGAGACCGTCATCCAGAGAAATCCGGGGCGGTAGTTCACGGCTTGGACCTGAATCGACTCGATCGTGAAATCACCGCTACTGCCACGGTTCTCCAGAATCAGCTTCGGCAGAGTGCCGGCACGCGCGAGAGGCACCACCATATCGCGATAGTAGATCGGGCGGTCGCCGCGCCCGGACCACAGGGGCAGGTGGCCCTGCACCATCTTGCCGCTGCTATCGAGCCAGATCAGGATCACGCGCGCGTCGTCCCAGGCCATCTTCCCCAGCTTCACACCGCGGCAGGAAACTCTCAGGGCCACATGCGCATGTCGGGTGGCGGGCGCTTGAGTCCACAGATACTCCACCTGCGGGATCTCTCCACCTGCGGGAAGTAACAAGGCATCTTCCTGTCGCTGCACGGGTCCGGAACTCGAGCGCGAGATTCCTTCCGGAGTGTAGTTCAGCGTCAGCGCGGGTGACTCCGTTGCAGGGATGAAACGCCACTGCCACAGCGCCCAAGTGCAGGCGCAGAGCGCGAGCAAGGCCAGAAGATATCCGCAAGCGGCAGCGGCGGGGCGGGGCACGCCGGAGAGAAGTTGAATTTACCCGGGTCGGAAAGCGCAAAGCGGCTTGCCTTACGCGATCGCGTCCGCACGAACTAAGTGCCGATGGATTTCACCGTCATCACCCCGAACCTGAACTACGGTCGCTTTCTTGCCGATTGCTTGGAGAGCGTCGCCCGGCAGGAAGGGGTCACTGTCGAGCATCTCGTTATCGATGGCGGCTCGACCGATGACAGCGCTGCGGTGGCGGCCCGCTTCCCGCATCTCGCTTGGTCACAGGAGCCGGACAAGGGCATGTCCGATGCCATCAACAAAGGCTTCGACCGCGCCACGGGCGAGTGGGTGATCTGGCTCAATTCCGATGATCGCTTGAAGCCCGGCGTCCTCTCGCGAGTAAAGGAAGCGGCTGCGAATTCCACAGCGGACATCCTCTACGGAGCCTACGATTTCGTGGATGAAGGCGGCAGCTTCCTTCGCAGCATCCGCGTTCCTTCGTGGTCACCCTTCGTCCATGTCCACCACTGCTGCTACATCGGCTCGACCGCGTGCTTTCTCCGGCGCTCCAGCGTGATCGATCCCGGGCATCGGCTGCGCGAGGACTTCCGCTATGTCATGGATGGTGAGTTCTATGCCCGTCTCCATGCGCAGGGCCTGAACTTCGATCGCATCCCGCTGGATGTCGCGGACTTCCGCCTGCATGGTGGCAACACTTCTTCCAAGCATCTCGGCCGGACGCGTGATCTCGAAGCCATCCTCAAGGCTGAGCGCCAGCACGTGGAGTCCCGCGCCATCCGCCGCGCATACGGGCTGACGCTGTTTGAAGATCCCTACCTGAACGGACTGGTAGATGGCGTCCTGTGGATCACAGCGCGTGCGTGGAAGGGAATCATAAAACTCCTGTAACGGAGCGAGCCCTGCCAAGGGATCCCCGCGGCGGCATCCTTCGAATTGATCTTTCCATGCCCTCTTCCCCCTGCATCGCCACCGTCTTCGCCTGCTTCAACCGGCGCGCCACTGCCTTGGAGTGCATCCGCCGCTTGCAGGCCCAGACCCGTCAGCCGGACATGGTGGTAGTGGGCGATAATGCCTCCACCGACGGCACTCCGGAGGCCCTGCGCGCTTTGGCATGGGATCGCCTCACCGTCGTGGATACCGGCGACAATCTCGGCAATGCCGGCGGGGTGCAGGTTGCCATGGATCACGCGTTTGCCCACGGTGCCGACGCCGTCTGGGTTCTAGATGACGATTCTTGGCCGCGTTCCGGGGCTCTGGGCGCTCTGTTAGAAGACGGCTTCGACGCTCACACCGTCCGCCACAGCCTCCAAGTCGATCCGACGGGAGGCCACTACTCATGGCCTCTCCCCGTCCGCTCGGCATCGGGCGCATGGGAGACCATCCGTCATCCGGACGAGTGGCCGGGCCCCGCCTGTGTCGAAAGCCGCGCCTCATGGACCGGTGCCCTGGTTCCCCGTGCCGCTTGGGAGAGAGCCGGCCCCGTTCTGGGCGAGCTCTTCATCCGCGGCGAGGATGAGGAGTATCCCCGCCGTCTCGCCGCCGCCGGTTTCCGCTTCGAGGCGGTCAGGGACTCGGTGCTCGACCATCCCTCGGCGAAGAACCTTCGCCGCTGGAAGATCGGGACGAAAGACTTCTGGTTTGAAACCGGCTTGGAGGATTGGAAATTCTACTACGAGGTGAGGAATACCGTGTGGTTGAAGTTCCGGGAGGGATCTCGCGGGCAGGGCTGGGCGATCGGATTCCTGCATCTCCTCGCCACCCTCCTCCATGATGGCTGGTCCTCGTCCCGCTGGCGGACTTGGCGCCTGGCACTGGCGGATGCCCGCTCAGGCCGTTTGGGTAGAAGGAGTTTCTGACGCTCGCCGGCGTCCGTCTGGCGGCAAACTGATGGCGATGGGGTAGTGGAAGGAGCCGTTTGGCCCTCTCCAAGGCCAGCGGTCGGCCCTATCTTTGCCTTCATCCTGATCGGCAGGTGACGCTTTCGTTGCTCGATGGGAGAGCCTCGGGAACTCGCGCGGTATCCCCTGAAAGCGTGTTTCTCTGGCGGGAGCTTGGGCTTGCCTTGCCGGGGAGCTTCCGGTTTCATCTAGGCCCTCGCGTAGGAATTTGATTCATGCCTGTCGGCCGTAAAGAAGCGTTCTCGATCCAACTGCTCCAACTGCTCGACGCAGGCTTGGTGTGGTTCGCCTTCTGGATGGCCTCCTTTTTCCGCGGCCCCATTCGCGAGACCTTGGGCGCTTACAATGATGGCGAGATGAGCCTCTCGCAGATGAGTTGGGTGCTCTACATCGTGGTCCCCTTCACCCCGCTCGCCCTCGAGTTCTTCCAGTTCTACCGCCGCCCGCGGACCAAGACCCCTTTGCAGGCCTTCAGCCAGCTCGTGAAGGCCCTGCTGTTCATGGCCTTGGCGATCGGCATGATGGTCGTCTTCGCGCAGATCTCCGGTGCCAGCCGTTTGATCCTCGGTGTGGGTGGGGCCCTCACGCTCCTCATTCTTTTCGCCCGGGATCGCGCATTCCACTCCTACCTGCACCGCCAGGAGCTGCGGGACTATGCCAAGGAGCGGATCATTATTGCCGGCTCCGACGAGGAGATCGACGCCTTCCTCGGCGAGGTGGACGAGGAGGTCAGCGGGCTGTGGAAAATCGTCGCCCGCTTCGATCTCGCCCAGCGCCCTGTCGACGAACTGTATGCCCTCCTCAAGGAGAAGTCCGTGGAGCGCGTGATCTTCGCCGCCCGGGACACCGAGTTCGGCAAGGTCGCGGAAGGCGTGGAGGCTTGCGAGTTGCAGGGCGTGGAGGCGTGGATTGTTGCCTCCTTCATTCGTACGCAGATTGCCCGGCCTACCTTCGATGTCATTGGCAAGAAGCCGATGCTGGTCCTCCGCTCCACTCCCGAGCTGTCTTGGGAGCTGGCCTGCAAGGCGGTGATCGACATGGTCGGCTCCTTCCTCTTGATCTTCTTCACCTCACCCCTGTGGTTGATCGCGATTATCGGCATCAAGATTACCAGCCCCAGCGGCCCTGTCTTCTTCCGCCAGCGCCGGGCCGGCCGCTATGGCAAGCCCTTCCGGATGTGGAAGTTTCGGACCATGGTGCCGGATGCCGAGGCCCAGCTTGCCAAGGTGAAGGAAGAACACGGCAACCATATGGAGGGACCGGTCTTCAAGCTCGACCGCGATCCCCGCGTCTTCGCTTTCGGTGCGCTCTTGCGGAAACTGAGCATCGACGAGTTGCCCCAGCTCCTCAATGTCCTGCGAGGCCACATGAGCTTGGTGGGGCCGCGACCTCTACCGATCTATGAGGTGGACGCCTTCGAGAAATCGGAACACCGCCGCCGTCTTAGTGTGAAGCCCGGCATCACCTGTGAGTGGCAGGCAGGCGGGCGTAACAAGATCACCAGCTTCGAACAGTGGGTGGAGATGGATCTCCGCTACATTGACAACTGGTCGCTGTGGCTCGACATCAAGATTCTCTTTCGCACGATTCCCGCCGTTCTGCTCGGTCGGGGGGCGAATTGAGGAATCGAATATCGCGCGGTGCTGATGCAATTCGTCTCGGGTCTTTTTATCGCTTCCGCCCTTGCCTTGGCGGTTGCCTTCGGTGGTCAAACGCTCGACTACACGTGGGGCCCTGCGTTGACGGCCTTGGCCGCCGCGCTCCTCACGGCTTGTAGTGGCGCGATCGGTCTCAAGGAGCGAGGGAAGGGAACTTGGATCGCGCTGACCTTCCTCGCCTTGGCTTGGGGATGGGTCCTGTGGCGCTGCTGGGGAAGTCCGGTCCGCGAGTTTGCCCGCTCGGATGCTCTGCTCGTAGCGGGCATGATGGCGTCCTTTTGTTGGGCCTTGCTAGCCGCACCCGCCGGGGCGGCAGTGCGTCTCTTGATGGCCGCCTTGGCCGTTCTGGGAATCGTGGACTTGGTGCTCGCTCTCCAGCAGCGGGGCGATCCCTCGGTTGCATGGCCCTTCCAGCATCGCCCGGCAACTTTCCCTTCCGGCCTCTTCGGGCATTACAATCACCTCGCGGACTTCTCGCTGGTTTCAGCCGTCTTCCTCTCGGCGCGCGCTTTCTTGGCCAAGGACTCCCTTGCCGAGCGTCTCCTCCAGGCACTTGGAGCGCTTGCGAGTGTCGCTTGTATCTTCCTCTCCGGCTCGCGGGGTGGCATGCTCTCGCTCTGCGTCGCCGCGGGCACCCTGCTTGCGCTCTCGGCCTTGGCCGCGTGGCGCGAGAAGTCGAAGAAGCGCGTGGTTTTGGGAATCGCCACGCTTGCGATGCCGCTGGTGCTCGCCGCGGTTGCGGTGCCTACCATGAAGCATTTCCAAGAGCGCCGCGGGATTACTGACGGGAATCTTGAGCGCTTTGCTGACAATCGCTCCCGCTTGCACGGATACGGCACCGCCGTCGACCTCACCATGGATCACCCCGTGAGCGGCGGTGGTAGCCGGAGCTTCGGTTGGCAGAAATATGCCGCATGGAAACCCTCGGAAAGCGGCCTCCAGCCTCCCAACGACGACTTCGTTCACAACGAGCTTCTGCAAGCGGCCGTCGACTACGGCTGGGTCGGTGCCGGCCTGATCGCTGCGGCCGTACTGGTCGTCATCCTGTGCGGCGCTGCCGGTTTGATGATCGGGGAGAGCCCCTCGCCACCCTCACTCCGGGCGATCG
The genomic region above belongs to Luteolibacter rhizosphaerae and contains:
- a CDS encoding glycosyltransferase; this encodes MPSSPCIATVFACFNRRATALECIRRLQAQTRQPDMVVVGDNASTDGTPEALRALAWDRLTVVDTGDNLGNAGGVQVAMDHAFAHGADAVWVLDDDSWPRSGALGALLEDGFDAHTVRHSLQVDPTGGHYSWPLPVRSASGAWETIRHPDEWPGPACVESRASWTGALVPRAAWERAGPVLGELFIRGEDEEYPRRLAAAGFRFEAVRDSVLDHPSAKNLRRWKIGTKDFWFETGLEDWKFYYEVRNTVWLKFREGSRGQGWAIGFLHLLATLLHDGWSSSRWRTWRLALADARSGRLGRRSF
- a CDS encoding alpha-1,2-fucosyltransferase, producing MIRVVMLGRTGNNLFQYALGRVLAEKHGVPLVMDGSWFDPPGWASVSCLRRLGLKAEIRQRSPFMARALRRLTGRHYWELAGFPVLKESPVDLRFAPRFLEAPSSVVLMGYFQTHLYFAGFEDVLRDELRTDRLPWQDATRRVADLMEPVPSVAVHVRRTDYVGNPDVDVCSLAYYRRAMDLLRSQIAGARFFLFSDDPAWCHDQLGGDDAEVCALPEAQGDPLHDLHLMSRAKHHIIANSSYSWWAAWLGKKQGQRVLMPDLWYRGGMLAPIAEKRLPAWEIVETGLLSPP
- a CDS encoding glycosyltransferase family 2 protein; this encodes MDFTVITPNLNYGRFLADCLESVARQEGVTVEHLVIDGGSTDDSAAVAARFPHLAWSQEPDKGMSDAINKGFDRATGEWVIWLNSDDRLKPGVLSRVKEAAANSTADILYGAYDFVDEGGSFLRSIRVPSWSPFVHVHHCCYIGSTACFLRRSSVIDPGHRLREDFRYVMDGEFYARLHAQGLNFDRIPLDVADFRLHGGNTSSKHLGRTRDLEAILKAERQHVESRAIRRAYGLTLFEDPYLNGLVDGVLWITARAWKGIIKLL
- a CDS encoding glycosyltransferase, with the translated sequence MSRPLRWLTCAPRDYCGNDAYFSRDTGLLCRGLQDAGADCRPILAGEPRPDDAADLVRATASELSDPRWWKGLSADAVVIHTWSQGEHTRTLRAIREAGLRLVLIQDGTGTTGPLGTWGDWVAESWYFRHRHGGSWGGLLWFAARMLHGHTLRLPGFEKTRAQQFELADRIVVPSPRALGGYRKLAGRLGPDLSSRLHLLPYPVAAWFTRREAVPKENLIVSVGRWTDHWQKRPDLLARALEQALLKHPEWRAEIFGEPGSALSRWHANLESSLRVRVSLAGIVSNHQLSTAMARAKISFCSSAYESFHIASGEALCSGASIVGVDSAMTPSMAWFASEQSGSLSETLSGDGLVKGLCREISEWAAGRRDPDQISRDWSARLHAAAVARNLIEMVSC
- a CDS encoding sugar transferase → MPVGRKEAFSIQLLQLLDAGLVWFAFWMASFFRGPIRETLGAYNDGEMSLSQMSWVLYIVVPFTPLALEFFQFYRRPRTKTPLQAFSQLVKALLFMALAIGMMVVFAQISGASRLILGVGGALTLLILFARDRAFHSYLHRQELRDYAKERIIIAGSDEEIDAFLGEVDEEVSGLWKIVARFDLAQRPVDELYALLKEKSVERVIFAARDTEFGKVAEGVEACELQGVEAWIVASFIRTQIARPTFDVIGKKPMLVLRSTPELSWELACKAVIDMVGSFLLIFFTSPLWLIAIIGIKITSPSGPVFFRQRRAGRYGKPFRMWKFRTMVPDAEAQLAKVKEEHGNHMEGPVFKLDRDPRVFAFGALLRKLSIDELPQLLNVLRGHMSLVGPRPLPIYEVDAFEKSEHRRRLSVKPGITCEWQAGGRNKITSFEQWVEMDLRYIDNWSLWLDIKILFRTIPAVLLGRGAN
- a CDS encoding O-antigen ligase family protein — translated: MQFVSGLFIASALALAVAFGGQTLDYTWGPALTALAAALLTACSGAIGLKERGKGTWIALTFLALAWGWVLWRCWGSPVREFARSDALLVAGMMASFCWALLAAPAGAAVRLLMAALAVLGIVDLVLALQQRGDPSVAWPFQHRPATFPSGLFGHYNHLADFSLVSAVFLSARAFLAKDSLAERLLQALGALASVACIFLSGSRGGMLSLCVAAGTLLALSALAAWREKSKKRVVLGIATLAMPLVLAAVAVPTMKHFQERRGITDGNLERFADNRSRLHGYGTAVDLTMDHPVSGGGSRSFGWQKYAAWKPSESGLQPPNDDFVHNELLQAAVDYGWVGAGLIAAAVLVVILCGAAGLMIGESPSPPSLRAIDAMMCGGLAAMVGTLVHSNFSFVTHTIPGAMYLGLALGFALPRRAVDRVDYAARPLLWAGGAMVFLLPFAVILGMFGLRATGAFRELWPVMFGREQLARTSPGLAAEKLNNALAAWPGTELSGMAGHIARDAALRPGLLAADSRDWLSQAADFYGQAKALNPFDPEWPVNRANVLSALGRDDEAEEDYEAAVKLEGGMEGTFRARFYYGRHLYGRWYRAWTKQERPPGQALAAFLKARQLFKEAAELTEAWVRGKEESEMVKGLEETITFLEGAKVLPEPPPGN